Proteins encoded in a region of the Vicia villosa cultivar HV-30 ecotype Madison, WI unplaced genomic scaffold, Vvil1.0 ctg.000587F_1_1, whole genome shotgun sequence genome:
- the LOC131629632 gene encoding caffeoylshikimate esterase-like: MAKEIEIKYEEEYVLNSRGMKLLATKWIPANENPKALIFMCHGYAMECSITMNSTARRLVKGGYAVYGIDYEGHGKSDGLAGLVMNFDDVIDDCFNHFSKICEKGENKKKMRYLLGESMGGAVAVLLHWKKPEYWDGAILSAPMCKIADDIKPNTLLVTLLSALSKLTPTWQIVPTQDIVDIAFKVPEVREQIRANKYCFKGKPRLRTGYELNRVATEIEERLSEVSLPFLILHGEADRVTDVSVSRELYEVASSSDKTLKLYPQMWHGLLYGEPPENLEIVFSDIFGWIEERTKYGNTRIERELKHENEDSPRESNSC; the protein is encoded by the exons ATG GCGAAAGAAATTGAAATCAAATATGAAGAAGAATATGTGTTGAATTCTCGAGGAATGAAACTATTAGCAACGAAATGGATTCCTGCAAATGAAAATCCAAAAGCATTGATTTTCATGTGTCATGGATATGCCATGGAATGCAGCATCACCATGAACa GCACAGCAAGAAGACTTGTAAAAGGTGGATATGCAGTTTATGGAATAGATTATGAAGGACATGGAAAATCAGATGGATTAGCTGGTCTTGTTATGAATTTTGATGATGTCATTGATGATTGTTTCAATCATTTCAGCAAAATATGTG AAAAGGGTgagaataagaagaagatgaGATATTTGTTAGGAGAATCAATGGGAGGAGCTGTGGCTGTGCTTTTGCACTGGAAAAAGCCAGAATATTGGGATGGTGCTATTTTGTCAGCACCCATGTGCaag ATCGCAGACGATATAAAACCTAATACATTGTTGGTTACTTTATTAAGTGCACTAAGCAAACTCACTCCCACTTGGCAAATAGTCCCAACTCAAGATATTGTTGATATTGCTTTTAAAGTTCCTGAAGTTAGAGAACag ATTAGAGCTAATAAATATTGCTTTAAAGGAAAGCCACGTTTGAGAACAGGTTATGAACTTAATAGAGTTGCAACAGAAATTGAAGAAAGATTAAGTGAAGTTTCATTGCCATTTTTGATTTTGCATGGTGAAGCAGATAGAGTAACTGATGTATCAGTGAGTAGAGAGTTATATGAAGTGGCTTCAAGCTCTGATAAGACATTGAAATTGTACCCTCAAATGTGGCATGGTTTGTTGTATGGAGAGCCACCAGAGAATTTGGAGATTGTTTTTTCAGATATTTTTGGGTGGATAGAGGAGAGAACTAAGTATGGTAATacaagaattgagagagaattgaaacATGAAAATGAAGATTCTCCAAGAGAAAGTAACTCTTGTTGA